A region from the Prevotella melaninogenica genome encodes:
- a CDS encoding clostripain-related cysteine peptidase, whose amino-acid sequence MPEIENTIFVYMPWSGANEQDSGLYGFFLTNIQDIKSAIESQGGLGKKRLMIFISTKVNKGALINVKYQNGRCVDDTVAIYNNTLAGLKLNSAEWITTLLKRVKQEASAKYYSMIVGCHGMGWIPGKPSTRRARLAVSPFGLDRDAGMAGPPTRWLGGDAYQTDISAFDRGIEDSGIGKFQYILFDDCNMTGIEVAYELRNATNHIIGSPTEIMAYGMPYKLLWGELSKVNPNYRSICNTFINFYSNYTYNGSPYPYGTISVIDCSQVEGMVNLMKEVNASASLSPFVESNLQSMDGYTPSMFYDMGDYGRTILQNNPLLLARFNQQLNLLVPEKGNTPSYYTAVRSRSGDVLPIRTYSGITISDPSSNPDVTRFWNKNLYYQATH is encoded by the coding sequence ATGCCAGAAATAGAGAATACTATCTTTGTTTATATGCCATGGTCGGGCGCTAATGAGCAAGATTCAGGACTTTACGGATTCTTTTTAACTAACATACAAGACATAAAGAGTGCTATTGAAAGTCAGGGTGGACTTGGCAAAAAGAGACTCATGATATTTATCTCAACCAAGGTAAATAAGGGTGCTTTGATTAATGTTAAGTATCAGAATGGACGCTGTGTAGACGATACCGTTGCCATCTATAACAATACATTAGCAGGCTTAAAGCTGAATTCTGCAGAGTGGATAACAACTCTCTTGAAGCGAGTTAAGCAGGAAGCATCAGCGAAGTATTACTCAATGATTGTGGGTTGTCATGGTATGGGATGGATTCCCGGTAAGCCAAGTACACGCCGTGCTCGTTTAGCAGTTTCTCCTTTCGGACTTGATAGAGATGCAGGTATGGCAGGACCTCCAACGCGTTGGTTGGGTGGTGATGCTTATCAGACTGATATCTCAGCCTTTGATAGGGGTATCGAAGATTCAGGTATAGGTAAGTTCCAGTACATTCTCTTCGACGATTGTAATATGACAGGTATTGAAGTTGCTTACGAGCTCCGTAATGCAACAAATCATATTATTGGAAGCCCTACAGAGATTATGGCTTATGGTATGCCTTATAAGCTCTTGTGGGGTGAACTGTCAAAGGTGAATCCAAACTATAGAAGTATCTGTAACACCTTCATAAACTTCTATAGCAATTATACGTATAACGGCTCTCCTTATCCTTATGGTACCATCAGTGTGATTGATTGTTCGCAGGTTGAGGGTATGGTAAACCTCATGAAGGAGGTTAACGCATCTGCTTCTCTCTCTCCATTTGTGGAAAGTAACCTCCAGAGTATGGATGGTTACACCCCTTCAATGTTCTATGATATGGGAGATTATGGGCGTACTATATTACAGAATAACCCACTTTTATTGGCAAGATTCAACCAACAGCTTAACCTTCTTGTTCCTGAGAAAGGAAATACACCATCGTATTATACTGCTGTTCGTAGCCGTAGTGGAGACGTACTGCCTATCCGAACTTATTCGGGTATAACTATCTCTGACCCTTCAAGTAATCCTGATGTTACACGATTCTGGAATAAAAATTTGTATTATCAGGCAACACATTAG